One window of the Oncorhynchus mykiss isolate Arlee chromosome 5, USDA_OmykA_1.1, whole genome shotgun sequence genome contains the following:
- the LOC110523507 gene encoding probable low affinity copper uptake protein 2 isoform X2 produces the protein MTFEAGSRVTLLFDFWDVHGPAGMVLSVFVVLLLTVFYELLKVWKVQLGKPLEQPTQPAFPRPFPPPLHSSDCQGSSAVFASSLSESSLAPTEQAVPTPSPMNRWRLHGIQTAMHILQVTLGYILMLCVMSYNTWIFLGVILGSVLGYFIWFPLLSQI, from the exons ATGACCTTCGAGGCAGGGAGTAGAGTGACGCTGCTGTTTGACTTCTGGGATGTGCACGGACCCGCAG GGATGgtgctgtctgtgtttgtggTCCTCCTGTTGACGGTGTTCTACGAGCTGCTGAAGGTGTGGAAGGTCCAGCTGGGAAAGCCCTTAGAGCAGCCCACTCAGCCAGCCTTCCCACGgcctttcccccctcccctccactcctcagACTGCCAGGGAAGCAGCGCTGTGTTTGCCAGTAGCCTCTCAGAGTCTTCTCTGGCCCCCACGGAACAGGCTGTTCCCACTCCCTCCCCCATGAACAG ATGGCGTCTCCATGGTATCCAGACAGCCATGCACATCCTGCAGGTGACTCTGGGCTACATACTGATGCTGTGTGTCATGTCCTACAACACCTGGATCTTCCTAGGGGTCATCTTGGGCTCGGTCCTGGGATACTTCATATGGTTCCCACTACTGAGTCAAATCTGA
- the LOC110523507 gene encoding probable low affinity copper uptake protein 2 isoform X1, giving the protein MSMTFEAGSRVTLLFDFWDVHGPAGMVLSVFVVLLLTVFYELLKVWKVQLGKPLEQPTQPAFPRPFPPPLHSSDCQGSSAVFASSLSESSLAPTEQAVPTPSPMNRWRLHGIQTAMHILQVTLGYILMLCVMSYNTWIFLGVILGSVLGYFIWFPLLSQI; this is encoded by the exons ATGACCTTCGAGGCAGGGAGTAGAGTGACGCTGCTGTTTGACTTCTGGGATGTGCACGGACCCGCAG GGATGgtgctgtctgtgtttgtggTCCTCCTGTTGACGGTGTTCTACGAGCTGCTGAAGGTGTGGAAGGTCCAGCTGGGAAAGCCCTTAGAGCAGCCCACTCAGCCAGCCTTCCCACGgcctttcccccctcccctccactcctcagACTGCCAGGGAAGCAGCGCTGTGTTTGCCAGTAGCCTCTCAGAGTCTTCTCTGGCCCCCACGGAACAGGCTGTTCCCACTCCCTCCCCCATGAACAG ATGGCGTCTCCATGGTATCCAGACAGCCATGCACATCCTGCAGGTGACTCTGGGCTACATACTGATGCTGTGTGTCATGTCCTACAACACCTGGATCTTCCTAGGGGTCATCTTGGGCTCGGTCCTGGGATACTTCATATGGTTCCCACTACTGAGTCAAATCTGA